From Etheostoma spectabile isolate EspeVRDwgs_2016 unplaced genomic scaffold, UIUC_Espe_1.0 scaffold340, whole genome shotgun sequence, the proteins below share one genomic window:
- the LOC116686260 gene encoding cbp/p300-interacting transactivator 3 — MAEHMMMPMTHGFRMGMNGPPQHNGQPGMRTLPNGQVMHYGRNPQNSMEAAMRHRQSMVGPGGMAGPVNGVPMANHHHHQMMSGNMMYNGQGPQQQQQQQQHHHPMHPQQQQQQQQQQQQGGHPQQYLPGNLTSQQLMASMHLQKLNTQYHGHPLVSANGHHMPNGAQYRVGPAQLSGMQHIGGPLGLNGMDMDLIDEEVLTSLVLELGLDRIQELPELFLGQNEFDFISDFVCKQQPSTVSC, encoded by the coding sequence ATGGCTGAACACATGATGATGCCCATGACCCACGGCTTCAGGATGGGCATGAACGGACCTCCGCAGCACAACGGCCAGCCCGGCATGCGCACTCTGCCCAACGGCCAGGTGATGCACTACGGCAGGAACCCTCAGAACAGCATGGAGGCTGCCATGAGACATAGGCAGAGCATGGTGGGACCCGGCGGGATGGCCGGCCCCGTGAACGGGGTTCCCATGgccaaccaccaccaccaccagatGATGTCTGGAAACATGATGTACAATGGCCAGGgtccgcagcagcagcagcagcagcagcagcaccaccaCCCCATGCacccccagcagcagcagcagcagcagcagcagcagcagcagggtggACACCCCCAGCAGTATCTCCCTGGTAACCTCACCTCTCAGCAGCTTATGGCCAGTATGCACCTGCAGAAACTCAACACTCAGTATCATGGACACCCGCTGGTCTCAGCCAACGGCCACCATATGCCCAATGGTGCCCAGTATCGGGTGGGTCCGGCCCAGCTCTCAGGCATGCAGCACATCGGCGGCCCTTTGGGACTAAACGGCATGGACATGGATCTGATCGACGAGGAGGTCCTGACTTCACTAGTGCTGGAGCTTGGGTTGGATCGCATTCAGGAGCTGCCCGAGCTCTTCCTGGGACAGAATGAGTTTGACTTCATATCGGACTTTGTGTGCAAACAGCAGCCGAGCACGGTGAGCTGCTGA